Part of the Mycolicibacterium mengxianglii genome is shown below.
CGGTCTCCGAGCGCCTCGACCAGCTGCGCGCGGCCGGGGTCGACGAGTTCGTGGGGGCGACCTTCGACCCGTCAGCAGAAGGCCGGGCACGTACTCGCGCGCTGCTGCGCCGTTGGGCGGGGTAGGTACTCGGCTCCGTTCAGGGGCACAGCTGGAAGTGGTACCCCGGCTCGGACGGGGCGACGAGGTCGCGGTCACGCAGGACCATCGATGTCACGGCGTCGGGGGCGGTGCACATCTGCCCGAACGGCCGGGGGAGGTTGTCGGTGTACTCGACGTCCACCACGTGGTCGCCGTAAACGCTGGTGTAGCTGGCGCATTCGTCGTAGGCGGCGCACTCTTCGGCGACGGCGAAATCGAATCCGGCTCCCTGCAGCACCGGTGCGTCCTCGGCGGCATTTTTCTGCGCTGCCGCGAGGCCGACGCCGTGCGCGGTCGACGTCAGGTCGCGTGCCAGCGCCACGGCGTCGTCACGCGTCACCAGACCGCCTGTGCGGGTGTAGCTGTCGAGATTGTCGAATTCGACTGCGTTGTAACCTTTGTCGGCGCAGTCGCTGATCCACGGGCTGACGACGCCGCGGATTGTCTCGCGCTGCTCCGGCGTGCGGGTGTCCAGCAGCACTTCGTCGGGCCAGTCCGGGTCGTGCACGAGGGAACCGTCGCTGTCGCGCAGGAGCACTTCGTCGGGCCAGGAGCCGGACTCGCCCGGCTGGGTCTGGAACGCGTTGACGTAACAGATCGCGTACCTGCCCTCGGGTGGCATCGCCGTGCGATCGCGGGCCACGATCGTGACCTGGCTGTTCGGCGGGTACGCCTCGCCGAGTTGATAGTCGGGTGCGCCACCGGCCGGCGGCAGTGTGATCGGTGATGCGGAGGCCGGCGCGGATCCGACAGCCAGGATCGCGACCAGTGCCGCCGTGATGCTCACCGCCGACACGAATAGCCGTGGGATTTCAACCGTGGTCTTCGACATCCTTGAGCCCCCTGTTCTTGACGCCGTGCAGATGATTGACCATCGCTTGCCGCGCCTTCTCCGGTGAGTGATCCCGGAATGCGGTCAGGATCGCGGTGTGCTCGTCGATGGTGTTCTCGGCGTCGGTGACCCCGAGACCGGTGAAGAGTCGGAACCGTTGCACCGACCCGCCGAGGCAGTTGTAGGCCATCAGCAGAAAACGGTTGCCGGCGCCTTCGGCGATGAGCTCATGGAATCGCATGTCGGCCTGCCAGTAGTCCCGGTACTCGGCGAACTCGGGGCCCCTCGGGGCGGTACGCAGGTCGGTGATCGAACGGTCAAGTGCTTCAATGAGTTCGGGCGTGGCCCGCTCGCAGGCGTGCGTCGCGTTGACCGGCTCGATGACCAGGCGGGCGTCCATCAACTCGGCGAGTTCGGCGGTGGTGAGCAGTGGCGCGACACGGTAGCCGCGTAGCGCCACCCGGTTCACGAGGCCGGTTACTTCGAGCCGGGCGAGGGCTTCGCGAACGGGAGTCGCCGAAACGTCGAGTTCGCGGGCGATGCCGTCGATGCTCAGCGCATCATTGGGCTCGTAGCGGCCGTCCATCAGCAGTTCGAGCAACTTGTCGTGAACGTGGTCGGTCAGAACCTGCCGGACCAGTCGAGAACCGACGCCTTGGGAGACCACGAAAAGATCCTATAGGAAATGCTTGACACCGCATTGTTGATCCTAGATCCTCGATCCTATAGGAAATGACGTGACGTACGTCTCACTGCAGTCCGCGCGGTCGTCGGTACCGCTGGCGCTCACGCGAGCCCCAGAGGGCAGTCGAGTGAAGGGGAACCGTGACTTCGATCTACGACGACCCCGCAGTGTTCGCGGACGAGTCGCTTGACGGTTTCGTCGCCGCCAATCGTCAATACGTCGATCGACTCGATGGCGGCGTGGTCCGCTCCACCCGATCGTCTCCTGGCCACGTCGCTGTCGTCATCGGTGGCGGATCGGGGCACTACCCCGCGTTCGCCGGCCTGGTGGGCACAGGCTTGGCCACCGCATCCGCTTGCGGGAACACCTTCGCCTCACCTTCTGCCGGCCAGATCTACCGAGTGGCGAAGGCGGCGGACATGGGCGGCGGCGTTCTCTTCAGCTACGGCAACTATGCGGGCGACGTCATGCACTTCAACCAGGCGCAAGTGCGGCTCAGAGGTGAGGGTATCGACGCCCGCACAGTGCGGGTCACCGACGACATCGCCAGCGCTCCGCCCGACCAGCGCCACGATCGCCGCGGCGTCGCGGGCGATCTGACCGTCTTCAAGGTCGCCGGGGCGGCGGCCGAAGCGGGAAAATCGATCGACGACGTTGAGCGGCTGGCCCGGAAAGCCAATGACCGCACCCGATCTCTGGGCGTGGCCTTCGGAGGCTGCACCCTGCCGGGCCAAGCGTCACCCCTGTTCTCGATCCCTGCGGGAAAGATGTCGGTCGGCCTGGGAATCCACGGCGAACCCGGCATCTTCGATCTGAACATGCCCACGGCGACCGACCTGGCCGAACTCTTGGTCAGTCGGCTACTGGCGGAGCGCCCCGATGACGCGGGTAGTGCCGTAGTGCCCATCGTCAAC
Proteins encoded:
- a CDS encoding endo alpha-1,4 polygalactosaminidase encodes the protein MSKTTVEIPRLFVSAVSITAALVAILAVGSAPASASPITLPPAGGAPDYQLGEAYPPNSQVTIVARDRTAMPPEGRYAICYVNAFQTQPGESGSWPDEVLLRDSDGSLVHDPDWPDEVLLDTRTPEQRETIRGVVSPWISDCADKGYNAVEFDNLDSYTRTGGLVTRDDAVALARDLTSTAHGVGLAAAQKNAAEDAPVLQGAGFDFAVAEECAAYDECASYTSVYGDHVVDVEYTDNLPRPFGQMCTAPDAVTSMVLRDRDLVAPSEPGYHFQLCP
- a CDS encoding GntR family transcriptional regulator — translated: MVSQGVGSRLVRQVLTDHVHDKLLELLMDGRYEPNDALSIDGIARELDVSATPVREALARLEVTGLVNRVALRGYRVAPLLTTAELAELMDARLVIEPVNATHACERATPELIEALDRSITDLRTAPRGPEFAEYRDYWQADMRFHELIAEGAGNRFLLMAYNCLGGSVQRFRLFTGLGVTDAENTIDEHTAILTAFRDHSPEKARQAMVNHLHGVKNRGLKDVEDHG